One segment of Chlorocebus sabaeus isolate Y175 chromosome 26, mChlSab1.0.hap1, whole genome shotgun sequence DNA contains the following:
- the PGBD4 gene encoding piggyBac transposable element-derived protein 4 — protein sequence MSNPRKRSIPMRDGNTGLEQLLAEDSFDESDFSEIDDSDTFSDSALEDDKIRPLSHLESDGKSPTSSDSGRSMKWSARAMIPRQRYDFTGTPGRKVDVSDITDPLQYFELFFTEELVSKITRETNAQAALLASKPPGPKGFSRMDKWKDTDNDELKVFFAVMLLQGIVQKPELEMFWSTRPLLDTPYLRQIMTGERFLLLFRCLHFVNNSSVSAGQSKAHISLQKIKPVFDFLVNKFSTVYTPNRNIAVDESLMLFKGPLAMKQYIPTKRVRFGLKLYVLCESQSGYVWNALVHTGPGMNLKDSADGLKSSRIVLTLVNDLLGQGYCVFLDNFNISPMLFRELHQNRTDAVGTARLNRKQIPNDLKKRIAKGTTVARFCGELMALKWCDGKEVTMLSTFHNDTVIEVNNRNGKKTKKPRVIVDYNENMGAVDSADQMLTSYPSERKRHKVWYKKFFHHLLHITVLNSYILFKKDNPEHTMSHINFRLALIERMLEKHHKPGQQHLRGRPCSDDVTPLRLSGRHFPKSIPPTSGKQNPTGRCKICCSQYDKDGKRIRKETRYFCAECDVPLCVVPCFEIYHTKKNY from the coding sequence atgtcaaatcctagaaaacgtAGCATTCCTATGCGTGATGGTAATACCGGTCTCGAACAGTTGCTGGctgaagattcatttgatgaatctgatttttcGGAAATAGACGATTCCGATACTTTTTCGGATAGTGCTTTAGAAGACGATAAGATCAGGCCTCTGTCCCATTTAGAATCTGATGGAAAGAGCCCTACATCATCTGACTCAGGGCGCTCTATGAAATGGTCAGCTCGTGCTATGATTCCACGTCAAAGGTATGACTTTACCGGCACACCTGGCAGAAAAGTTGATGTCAGTGATATCACTGACCCATTGCAGTATTTTGAACTGTTCTTTACTGAGGAATTAGTTTCAAAAATTACTAGAGAAACAAATGCCCAAGCTGCCTTGTTGGCTTCAAAGCCACCGGGTCCGAAAGGATTTTCGCGAATGGATAAATGGAAAGACACTGACAATGACGAGCTCAAAGTCTTTTTTGCAGTAATGTTACTGCAAGGTATTGTGCAGAAACCTGAGCTGGAGATGTTTTGGTCAACAAGGCCTCTTTTGGATACACCTTATCTCAGGCAAATTATGACTGGTGAaagatttttacttttgtttcggTGCCTGCATTTTGTCAACAATTCTTCTGTATCTGCTGGTCAATCAAAGGCCCATATTTCATTGCAGAAGATCAAACCTGTGTTCGACTTTCTTGTCAATAAATTTTCAACTGTATATACTCCAAACAGAAACATTGCAGTTGATGAATCACTGATGCTATTCAAGGGGCCCTTAGCAATGAAGCAGTACATCCCGACAAAACGAGTACGATTTGGTCTGAAGCTGTATGTACTTTGTGAAAGTCAATCTGGTTACGTGTGGAATGCGCTTGTTCACACAGGGCCTGGTATGAATTTGAAAGATTCAGCCGACGGCCTGAAATCATCGCGCATTGTTCTTACCTTGGTCAATGACCTTCTTGGCCAAGGGTATTGTGTCTTCCTCGATAACTTTAATATATCTCCCATGCTTTTCAGAGAATTACATCAAAATAGGACTGATGCAGTTGGGACAGCTCGTTTGAACAGAAAACAGATTCCAAATGATCTGAAAAAAAGGATTGCAAAGGGGACGACTGTAGCCAGATTCTGTGGTGAACTGATGGCACTGAAATGGTGTGATGGGAAGGAGGTGACAATGTTGTCAACATTCCACAATGATACTGTGATTgaagtaaacaacagaaatggaaagaaaactaaaaagccACGTGTCATTGTGGATTATAACGAGAATATGGGAGCGGTGGACTCGGCTGATCAGATGCTTACTTCTTATCCATCTGAGCGCAAAAGACACAAGGTTTGGTATAAGAAATTCTTTCACCACCTTCTACACATTACAGTGCTGAACTCCTACATCCTGTTCAAGAAGGACAATCCTGAGCACACTATGAGCCATATAAACTTCAGACTGGCATTGATTGAAAGAATGCTGGAAAAGCATCACAAGCCAGGGCAGCAACACCTTCGAGGTCGTCCGTGCTCTGATGATGTCACACCTCTTCGTCTGTCTGGAAGACATTTCCCCAAGAGCATACCACCAACGTCAGGGAAACAGAATCCAACTGGTCGCTGCAAAATTTGCTGCTCCCAATACGACAAGGATGGCAAAAGGATCCGGAAAGAAACACGCTATTTTTGTGCTGAATGTGATGTTCCGCTTTGTGTTGTTCCGTGCTTTGAAATTTACCACacgaaaaaaaattattaa